One genomic segment of Thermodesulfobacteriota bacterium includes these proteins:
- the moaA gene encoding GTP 3',8-cyclase MoaA yields MSENSENGFSLKDSFGRTINNLRISVTDRCNFRCQYCMPENGMAWIKKGELVTFEEIERLVNIFSGLGIKKIRLTGGEPLMRRDLHLLVRMISNISGIEDLALTTNGYFLTDQAEKLAEAGLKRINVSLDSLDAVKFGVITRRDYYHQVWEGIEAVDALGIKPVKINVVLMRGVNDDEIPRFAYLARERSFVIRFIEFMPLGADDGWTPDKVVSTQEIIETIEEKTGKKLIPVEYRGSQPADRFMFEDGIGEIGFISSVSEPFCNHCNRVRLTSDGKLRTCLFSLKETDLKKLMREGAGDEAIKEIILKSVWNKEPGHLINRPGFIRPNRTMSQIGG; encoded by the coding sequence ATGTCTGAGAATAGTGAAAACGGCTTCAGCCTAAAAGATTCTTTTGGCCGCACCATCAACAACCTCAGAATATCGGTCACAGACCGGTGTAACTTCCGCTGTCAATACTGCATGCCGGAAAACGGGATGGCATGGATTAAAAAGGGCGAGCTAGTCACTTTTGAAGAAATCGAGCGGCTGGTAAATATCTTTTCAGGCCTGGGCATCAAAAAGATTCGTCTTACCGGTGGCGAGCCTCTCATGCGAAGAGACCTTCATCTACTGGTGAGAATGATCTCAAATATCTCCGGTATCGAAGACCTTGCGCTCACCACGAACGGCTATTTCTTGACGGACCAGGCAGAAAAACTGGCCGAAGCCGGACTCAAGCGGATTAACGTAAGCCTCGACTCGCTCGATGCTGTTAAGTTCGGCGTCATAACCCGGCGGGACTATTATCACCAGGTGTGGGAGGGAATAGAAGCCGTAGATGCACTGGGCATAAAGCCGGTCAAAATAAACGTTGTTCTCATGCGCGGGGTGAACGACGATGAAATACCAAGATTTGCTTACCTTGCCCGAGAGAGGTCGTTTGTTATTCGCTTCATTGAATTCATGCCCCTCGGCGCAGACGATGGCTGGACTCCAGACAAGGTGGTATCCACGCAGGAGATAATCGAAACCATCGAGGAGAAGACGGGAAAGAAGCTGATTCCGGTCGAGTACAGGGGAAGCCAGCCGGCAGACCGCTTTATGTTCGAAGACGGAATTGGCGAAATCGGATTTATAAGCTCGGTAAGCGAGCCATTCTGTAACCACTGCAATCGAGTACGGTTGACATCCGACGGAAAGCTTCGTACATGCCTTTTTTCCTTGAAAGAGACCGACTTAAAAAAGCTGATGCGGGAAGGCGCCGGTGATGAGGCTATTAAAGAGATTATTCTAAAATCCGTTTGGAATAAGGAACCCGGGCATCTCATAAACCGCCCCGGATTCATCCGGCCTAATCGGACCATGTCACAGATCGGGGGGTAG
- a CDS encoding FAD-binding oxidoreductase — protein MQAEAPKARVLEKVSLTEHLMVIKIKPEVPFTFKPGQYCTIGVSGVERPYSIVSSPHEESVELFVELIPNGGLTPQLWQVNIGDTVSIRPRAKGVFTFDDKYRNQLMVATVTGIAPFVSMIRNYLHLGQQSHKFYVLHGASYHDELAYREELEKLAREYENIFYIPTISRSEEHRNKYWGGERGRVNVVVEKYIDEFSLSPENTIVYACGHPEMIEDVKERLEMKGYKVKEEKYWRD, from the coding sequence ATGCAAGCAGAAGCGCCAAAGGCGAGAGTATTAGAGAAGGTCAGTCTTACCGAACATCTTATGGTCATAAAGATAAAACCGGAGGTCCCCTTTACATTTAAACCGGGTCAATACTGCACCATAGGCGTGAGCGGTGTAGAAAGGCCTTATTCCATAGTTTCTTCTCCACACGAGGAATCGGTCGAGCTCTTTGTAGAATTGATTCCGAATGGAGGGCTCACGCCTCAATTATGGCAGGTCAACATAGGGGACACGGTTAGCATCCGGCCAAGGGCAAAGGGTGTCTTCACATTCGACGATAAATACCGGAATCAGTTGATGGTAGCAACGGTGACCGGGATCGCTCCATTTGTGAGCATGATAAGAAACTACCTCCACCTAGGACAACAATCCCATAAGTTCTATGTCCTTCACGGCGCCAGCTACCATGATGAGCTAGCCTATAGAGAGGAGCTGGAGAAATTGGCCAGAGAATATGAAAACATCTTCTACATTCCTACGATTAGCCGGTCTGAAGAGCATAGAAATAAATATTGGGGCGGTGAAAGGGGAAGGGTGAATGTAGTGGTCGAAAAATATATCGATGAATTCTCCCTGAGCCCGGAAAACACCATAGTATATGCCTGCGGTCATCCGGAAATGATTGAAGACGTTAAAGAAAGACTGGAAATGAAAGGATACAAGGTCAAAGAGGAGAAATACTGGAGAGATTGA